From one Streptomyces chromofuscus genomic stretch:
- a CDS encoding GMC oxidoreductase: MHQDTYDYDVMVVGSGFGGSVTALRLTEKGYKVGVLEAGRRFTRESLPKNSWDLKNYLWAPKLGMYGLQRIHLLGNVMVLAGAGVGGGSLNYANTLYVPPKPFFEDPQWGHITDWQDELAPYYDQAQRMLGVRLNPTMTPSDVHLKAAAQRMGVGDTFHMAPVGVFFGDGEDADGTVRARPGEEAADPYFGGAGPSRRACAECGECMTGCRHGAKNTLNENYLYLAEKAGAVVHPMTTVVALTDDSRGGYAVTTVPTDQRGKGGGRTFRARRVVLAAGTYGTQTLLHRMKATGRLPYLSERLGELTRTNSEALVGAQTTNRRYRKLTGERKVDFTRGVAITSSVHPDANTHIEPVRYGKGSNAMGGMAILQVPYAQGSSRVLAFLRNAARHPLQLLRSLNNHRWSERTIIGLVMQSLDNSLTTYLKPDGVGKGLLTARQGHGAPNPKQIRAASEGASAIAAEINGFAGSNIGELMGTPLTAHFLGGCPIGDSRETGVIDPYHRLYGHPGISVVDGAAVSANLGVNPSLTITAQAERAMSYWPNKGDADPRPRQGAAYERLKAVEPKSPAVPADAFGALRLPFLGMPAVPPKKQ, from the coding sequence GTGCACCAGGACACCTATGACTACGACGTCATGGTCGTCGGCTCCGGCTTCGGCGGCTCGGTCACCGCCCTGCGCCTCACCGAAAAGGGATACAAGGTCGGCGTTCTGGAGGCGGGCCGTCGCTTCACCCGCGAATCCCTCCCCAAGAACTCCTGGGACCTCAAGAACTACCTGTGGGCCCCCAAGCTCGGCATGTACGGCCTGCAGCGCATCCACCTGCTGGGCAACGTCATGGTGCTGGCCGGCGCGGGCGTCGGCGGGGGCTCGCTCAACTACGCCAACACCCTCTACGTCCCGCCGAAGCCCTTCTTCGAGGACCCCCAGTGGGGCCACATCACCGACTGGCAGGACGAGCTCGCGCCGTACTACGACCAGGCCCAGCGCATGCTCGGCGTCCGGCTGAACCCGACGATGACGCCCTCCGACGTGCACCTGAAGGCCGCCGCGCAGCGGATGGGCGTGGGCGACACCTTCCACATGGCGCCGGTCGGGGTCTTCTTCGGCGACGGCGAGGACGCCGACGGCACGGTCCGGGCGCGCCCCGGCGAGGAGGCGGCCGACCCGTACTTCGGCGGCGCCGGCCCGTCCCGCCGCGCCTGCGCCGAGTGCGGCGAGTGCATGACCGGCTGCCGGCACGGCGCCAAGAACACCCTGAACGAGAACTACCTGTATCTCGCCGAGAAGGCGGGCGCGGTCGTCCATCCCATGACCACGGTCGTGGCGCTCACCGACGACTCGCGGGGCGGGTACGCCGTCACCACCGTGCCCACCGACCAGCGCGGGAAGGGCGGCGGCCGCACCTTCCGCGCCCGGCGCGTCGTCCTGGCGGCCGGCACCTACGGCACCCAGACCCTGCTGCATCGCATGAAGGCCACGGGCCGGCTGCCGTACCTCTCCGAGCGCCTCGGTGAGCTGACCCGCACCAACTCCGAGGCCCTGGTCGGCGCCCAGACCACCAACCGCCGCTACCGCAAGCTCACCGGCGAGCGGAAAGTCGACTTCACGCGCGGCGTCGCCATCACGTCCTCCGTCCACCCGGACGCCAACACCCACATCGAGCCGGTCCGTTACGGCAAGGGCTCCAACGCGATGGGCGGCATGGCGATCCTGCAGGTCCCGTACGCGCAGGGCTCCTCGCGCGTCCTCGCCTTCCTGCGCAACGCCGCCCGCCACCCCCTCCAGTTGCTCCGCTCCCTCAACAACCACCGCTGGTCGGAGCGGACGATCATCGGCCTGGTGATGCAGTCGCTGGACAACTCGCTGACGACGTACCTGAAGCCGGACGGCGTCGGCAAGGGCCTGCTGACCGCACGGCAGGGCCACGGCGCCCCCAACCCCAAGCAGATCAGGGCGGCTTCGGAGGGCGCCTCGGCGATCGCCGCCGAGATCAACGGCTTCGCCGGCAGCAACATCGGCGAGCTGATGGGCACCCCGCTCACCGCGCACTTCCTCGGCGGCTGCCCGATCGGCGACTCCCGCGAGACCGGCGTGATCGACCCCTATCACCGGCTGTACGGCCACCCGGGCATCTCCGTCGTCGACGGCGCCGCCGTCTCCGCCAACCTGGGCGTGAACCCGTCCCTCACCATCACCGCACAGGCCGAGCGGGCGATGTCGTACTGGCCGAACAAGGGCGACGCCGACCCGCGCCCGCGGCAGGGAGCGGCGTACGAACGCCTGAAGGCCGTCGAGCCGAAGTCGCCGGCGGTCCCGGCGGACGCGTTCGGCGCACTGCGGCTGCCGTTCCTGGGAATGCCGGCCGTACCGCCGAAGAAGCAGTAG
- a CDS encoding LAETG motif-containing sortase-dependent surface protein yields MKLRRALAAAAATAAIAPMALLAAPAAYATETGSPSPTATETATETPTVTPGATGTESPTTPATNTPPAGGDQTATSSPSATGTASETPPSTPTSPTSPSSTAPASPTPTESTPEEDLCENADEESVGLSEELTSGLSGLPETIVAGSGWTEFSFDVSNGGDEEIKNIKPLIGVAALGWDEKDYSGEITVQVFDKAKGSWKTLADAAGEGATFTPFNLGAGQSTSYPLRLSVSGKVPDAIGLTGGFAQYSDADGCWMADDPNGWIYFFDILAAGSDAGNPGDAEPQGGMADLDEVSDVEATGSLADTGSSSALPMIGLVGGVAVVAGAGAVFVVRRKKAGAEA; encoded by the coding sequence ATGAAGCTTCGCCGCGCCCTGGCAGCCGCCGCCGCGACCGCCGCGATAGCCCCGATGGCACTGCTCGCGGCGCCGGCCGCGTACGCGACCGAGACGGGCTCCCCCAGCCCGACCGCGACGGAGACCGCCACCGAGACGCCGACCGTCACCCCGGGCGCGACCGGCACCGAGTCGCCCACCACTCCCGCGACGAACACGCCGCCCGCCGGCGGCGACCAGACCGCGACGTCCAGCCCGTCGGCGACCGGCACCGCCTCCGAGACGCCTCCCAGCACGCCGACCAGCCCCACCTCGCCCTCCTCGACCGCTCCCGCGAGCCCCACCCCCACCGAGTCCACGCCGGAGGAGGACCTCTGCGAGAACGCCGACGAGGAGTCCGTCGGCCTCAGCGAGGAGCTGACCAGCGGTCTGTCGGGCCTGCCCGAGACGATCGTGGCCGGCAGCGGCTGGACCGAGTTCTCCTTCGACGTCTCCAACGGCGGCGACGAGGAGATCAAGAACATCAAGCCGCTGATCGGCGTCGCCGCGCTCGGCTGGGACGAGAAGGACTACTCCGGCGAGATCACCGTCCAGGTCTTCGACAAGGCCAAGGGCTCCTGGAAGACGCTCGCGGACGCCGCCGGTGAGGGCGCGACCTTCACCCCGTTCAACCTCGGCGCTGGTCAGTCCACCTCGTACCCGCTGCGGCTGAGCGTCAGCGGCAAGGTCCCCGACGCCATCGGTCTGACCGGCGGCTTCGCGCAGTACTCGGACGCCGACGGCTGCTGGATGGCCGACGACCCGAACGGCTGGATCTACTTCTTCGACATCCTCGCCGCGGGCTCGGACGCCGGTAACCCCGGGGACGCCGAGCCGCAGGGCGGGATGGCCGACCTCGACGAGGTCAGCGACGTGGAGGCCACGGGCAGCCTCGCCGACACCGGTTCCAGCTCCGCGCTGCCCATGATCGGCCTGGTCGGCGGCGTCGCCGTCGTCGCCGGTGCGGGTGCGGTGTTCGTCGTCCGGCGCAAGAAGGCCGGCGCGGAGGCGTAA
- a CDS encoding chorismate mutase — protein MTTTTAAGTERSTSATGTAAPTGTPADRTAAPADKTAAPAGTPADKTGARTDEAAELITGARERIDALDDRIIGLIQERMAVSAVIQQARITSGGRRVNLSREMEVLGRYRRELGKPGTALALTLLELCRGRI, from the coding sequence ATGACCACCACCACCGCAGCCGGGACCGAGCGGAGCACGAGCGCGACCGGGACCGCCGCCCCCACCGGCACCCCCGCCGACAGAACCGCCGCCCCCGCCGACAAGACCGCCGCCCCGGCCGGCACCCCCGCCGACAAGACCGGCGCCCGTACAGACGAGGCCGCCGAGCTGATCACCGGCGCGCGGGAACGCATCGACGCGCTGGACGACCGGATCATCGGCCTGATCCAGGAACGGATGGCCGTGTCGGCCGTGATCCAGCAGGCCCGCATCACCTCCGGCGGCCGGCGCGTGAACCTCTCCCGGGAGATGGAGGTGCTCGGCCGCTACCGGCGTGAACTCGGCAAGCCGGGCACCGCGCTGGCCCTGACGCTTCTCGAACTGTGCAGGGGTCGCATCTGA
- the guaA gene encoding glutamine-hydrolyzing GMP synthase translates to MSSATPAAPDTVLVVDFGAQYAQLIARRVREARVYSEIVPSTMPVQDMLAKNPAAIILSGGPSSVYEEGAPRLDREIFESGVPVFGMCYGFQLMAQSLGGTVDNTGAREYGRTDLHVSKSSSTLFEGTPEEQAVWMSHGDACSAAPEGFSVTASTDVVPVAAFENDEKKLYGVQYHPEVMHSTHGQQVLEHFLYRGAGLRPNWTTGNVIEEQVEAIRAQVGDKRAICGLSGGVDSAVAAALVQKAIGSQLTCVYVDHGLMRKGETEQVEKDFVAATGVQLKVVDAEERFLKALAGVTDPEEKRKIIGREFIRVFEQAQAEIIADEGPAVEFLVQGTLYPDVVESGGGTGAANIKSHHNVGGLPEDLEFKLIEPLRKLFKDEVRMVGQELGLPEEIVQRQPFPGPGLGIRIVGEVTKERLDLLREADAIAREELTAAGLDRDIWQCPVVLLADVRSVGVQGDGRTYGHPIVLRPVSSEDAMTADWSRLPYDVLARISTRITNEVRDVNRVVLDVTSKPPGTIEWE, encoded by the coding sequence GTGTCATCAGCGACCCCCGCCGCCCCCGACACCGTCCTGGTCGTCGACTTCGGTGCGCAGTACGCCCAGCTCATCGCCCGACGCGTCCGCGAGGCCCGGGTCTACAGCGAGATCGTGCCGAGCACCATGCCGGTCCAGGACATGCTCGCCAAGAACCCGGCGGCGATCATCCTCTCCGGCGGCCCCTCGTCCGTGTACGAGGAGGGCGCGCCCCGCCTGGACCGGGAGATCTTCGAGTCCGGCGTCCCCGTCTTCGGCATGTGCTACGGCTTCCAGCTGATGGCGCAGAGCCTCGGCGGCACCGTCGACAACACCGGCGCCCGCGAGTACGGCCGCACCGACCTGCACGTCTCCAAGTCGTCCTCCACCCTCTTCGAGGGCACCCCGGAGGAGCAGGCGGTCTGGATGTCGCACGGCGACGCCTGCTCCGCCGCCCCCGAGGGCTTCAGCGTCACGGCCTCCACGGACGTCGTCCCCGTCGCCGCGTTCGAGAACGACGAGAAGAAGCTCTACGGCGTCCAGTACCACCCCGAGGTCATGCACTCCACGCACGGCCAGCAGGTCCTGGAGCACTTCCTCTACCGCGGTGCGGGTCTGCGGCCGAACTGGACCACCGGAAACGTCATCGAGGAGCAGGTCGAGGCGATCCGTGCGCAGGTCGGCGACAAGCGCGCCATCTGCGGGCTGTCCGGCGGCGTGGACTCCGCCGTCGCCGCCGCCCTCGTGCAGAAGGCCATCGGCTCGCAGCTGACCTGCGTCTACGTCGACCACGGCCTGATGCGCAAGGGCGAGACCGAGCAGGTCGAGAAGGACTTCGTGGCCGCGACCGGCGTGCAGCTGAAGGTCGTGGACGCCGAGGAGCGGTTCCTCAAGGCGCTGGCCGGGGTCACCGACCCCGAGGAGAAGCGCAAGATCATCGGCCGCGAGTTCATCCGCGTCTTCGAGCAGGCGCAGGCCGAGATCATCGCGGACGAGGGCCCGGCCGTCGAGTTCCTGGTCCAGGGCACCCTCTACCCGGACGTCGTCGAGTCCGGCGGCGGCACCGGCGCCGCCAACATCAAGTCCCACCACAACGTCGGCGGGCTGCCCGAGGACCTCGAGTTCAAGCTGATCGAGCCGCTGCGCAAGCTGTTCAAGGACGAGGTCCGGATGGTCGGCCAGGAGCTGGGCCTGCCGGAGGAGATCGTCCAGCGCCAGCCGTTCCCGGGACCGGGCCTCGGCATCCGGATCGTCGGCGAGGTCACCAAGGAGCGCCTCGACCTGCTGCGCGAGGCCGACGCCATCGCCCGCGAGGAGCTGACGGCGGCCGGCCTCGACCGTGACATCTGGCAGTGCCCGGTGGTGCTGCTCGCGGACGTCCGGTCCGTCGGCGTCCAGGGCGACGGCCGCACCTACGGCCACCCGATCGTGCTGCGCCCCGTCTCCTCCGAGGACGCCATGACGGCCGACTGGTCGCGGCTGCCGTACGACGTCCTCGCCCGGATCTCCACCCGGATCACCAACGAGGTGCGGGACGTCAACCGCGTCGTCCTCGACGTGACGTCGAAGCCGCCGGGGACGATCGAGTGGGAGTGA
- a CDS encoding pyridoxamine 5'-phosphate oxidase family protein: protein MAAHWASFVTAEPDLAKTVEERFGAYTHHVLATLRKDGSPRTTGIEVRFLGGELWLGMMPDSLKALDLRRDPRFALQANPGEGTSMGGGDVRIAGRAIEVEDAQTKARYGEEVEPPEPFHLFRTELTEVVRTHVEDDTYLVVQVWKPGAPLRAIKRT from the coding sequence ATGGCAGCGCACTGGGCATCCTTCGTCACCGCCGAACCCGACCTCGCGAAGACGGTCGAGGAACGCTTCGGCGCCTACACCCATCACGTCCTCGCGACCCTGCGCAAGGACGGCTCGCCGCGCACGACGGGGATCGAAGTGCGGTTCCTCGGCGGCGAGCTGTGGCTCGGCATGATGCCGGACTCGCTCAAGGCGCTCGACCTGCGCCGCGACCCGCGCTTCGCGCTCCAGGCGAACCCCGGGGAGGGCACGTCGATGGGCGGCGGTGACGTACGGATCGCCGGGCGGGCGATCGAGGTGGAGGACGCGCAGACGAAGGCCCGGTACGGCGAAGAGGTGGAACCGCCGGAGCCGTTCCACCTCTTTCGCACCGAGCTGACGGAGGTCGTACGGACCCACGTCGAGGACGACACGTATCTGGTCGTGCAGGTCTGGAAGCCCGGTGCTCCCCTGCGTGCGATCAAGCGCACCTAG
- a CDS encoding class II aldolase/adducin family protein: protein MAAPTPPQPLPTDRLQFPMPPRYESVDDERRHRKERLAGALRVFGRHGLEDGVSGHITARDPEYSNCFWVNPFGMPFRHVTVSDLVLANQDGQVVEGRYHVNQAAFTVHAQVHAARPDVVAVAHCHSVHGRALSALGDLLDPITQESCAFYEDHALYDAYSGVSVNAEEGRRIAAALGSRKALVLRNHGLLTVGDSVDAAAWWFLSMERSCQVQLTARAAGRPILIDHKQAVVTREQLGGDLVAWINYQPLWQDITRREPDLLA from the coding sequence ATGGCCGCGCCCACCCCGCCCCAGCCATTGCCCACCGACCGGCTGCAGTTCCCGATGCCGCCGCGGTACGAGTCGGTCGACGACGAGCGCCGGCACCGCAAGGAACGGCTCGCGGGGGCGCTGCGGGTCTTCGGGCGGCACGGCCTCGAGGACGGCGTCTCCGGGCACATCACCGCCCGCGACCCCGAGTACAGCAACTGCTTCTGGGTCAATCCGTTCGGCATGCCCTTCCGGCACGTCACCGTGAGCGACCTGGTGCTGGCCAACCAGGACGGGCAGGTCGTCGAGGGCCGCTACCACGTCAACCAGGCCGCCTTCACCGTCCACGCCCAGGTGCACGCCGCCCGCCCCGACGTCGTCGCCGTCGCCCACTGCCATTCGGTGCACGGCCGCGCCCTGTCCGCGCTCGGCGACCTGCTCGACCCGATCACCCAGGAGAGCTGCGCCTTCTACGAGGACCACGCGCTGTACGACGCCTACAGCGGCGTCTCCGTCAACGCCGAGGAGGGCCGCCGCATCGCCGCCGCGCTCGGCTCCCGCAAGGCCCTCGTCCTGCGCAACCACGGCCTGCTGACCGTCGGCGACTCGGTGGACGCGGCGGCCTGGTGGTTCCTGTCCATGGAGCGCTCCTGCCAGGTACAGCTGACCGCGAGGGCCGCGGGCCGCCCGATCCTGATCGACCACAAGCAGGCCGTGGTGACGCGGGAGCAGCTCGGCGGCGATCTGGTCGCGTGGATCAACTACCAGCCGCTGTGGCAGGACATCACACGCCGGGAGCCGGATCTGCTGGCCTGA
- a CDS encoding DUF4429 domain-containing protein has protein sequence MAEIFQRDGTWAFDGSTVRITPGLHRSVPLFRQTYGQVVVPLEAVAGVVYEPDRKRGRLGLRLREGADPLLQATAGRLPDAADPYQLAVDLDRSGVAEYLAEEIRQALLLDQVPTGPTQGYLLPGPPVPVSVRSSDGTVSFDGTQVRIDWSDISDRVKRATGPRIIALGDLVRVEWLPNSGAGDGFLRFVTRETAHAKLPPEKDPYALDLWGSTRRDLLTALVATAVTARLPHPSTRTFTSPGDQTGHPPCPGPTAPPADHHDVLLRRLRELGELHRDGVLTDEEFTTAKAAVLRGF, from the coding sequence ATGGCCGAGATCTTCCAGCGCGACGGGACCTGGGCCTTCGACGGCAGCACGGTACGCATCACACCGGGGCTGCACCGCTCCGTACCGCTGTTCCGGCAGACGTACGGGCAGGTCGTCGTGCCGCTCGAGGCCGTCGCCGGTGTGGTGTACGAGCCGGACCGCAAGCGCGGGCGACTTGGGCTGCGGCTGCGGGAGGGCGCCGATCCGCTGCTCCAGGCGACCGCCGGCCGGCTGCCCGACGCGGCGGACCCCTACCAACTCGCGGTGGACCTGGACCGTTCCGGGGTCGCCGAGTACCTGGCCGAGGAGATCCGGCAGGCTCTGCTGCTGGACCAGGTCCCCACGGGGCCGACGCAGGGGTATCTGCTGCCGGGGCCTCCGGTCCCGGTGTCGGTGCGGTCCTCCGACGGGACGGTCTCCTTCGACGGTACGCAGGTCAGGATCGACTGGAGCGACATCTCCGACCGCGTCAAGCGCGCGACCGGCCCGCGGATCATCGCCCTCGGCGACCTGGTCCGGGTCGAGTGGCTGCCCAACTCCGGGGCCGGGGACGGTTTCCTGCGCTTCGTCACGCGGGAGACGGCGCATGCGAAGTTGCCGCCCGAGAAGGACCCGTACGCCCTCGACCTGTGGGGCAGCACCCGTCGTGACCTGCTCACGGCCCTGGTCGCCACCGCGGTCACCGCCCGGCTGCCGCATCCCTCGACCCGCACCTTCACCTCCCCCGGCGACCAGACCGGCCACCCGCCGTGCCCCGGCCCCACCGCGCCGCCGGCCGACCATCACGACGTACTCCTGCGTCGGCTGAGGGAGTTGGGCGAGCTTCACCGGGACGGGGTACTCACCGACGAGGAGTTCACGACGGCCAAGGCAGCGGTCCTGCGCGGCTTCTGA
- a CDS encoding DoxX family membrane protein — MTHSIRTDTHRVHHDGGHADWRDTATRYALLPLRVFLGITFIYAGLDKLTDSAFMQEAGSGSIGDMMRTVRDSAAVPALVDLALKNPVAFGNAIAFGELAVGLGILLGLLGRLAALGGALISLSLWLTVSWAADPYYYGNDLVYLMAWLPLVLAGTPILSADAAIRSRRRGRLGGYR; from the coding sequence ATGACGCACAGTATTCGAACGGATACGCACAGAGTCCACCACGACGGCGGCCATGCCGACTGGCGGGACACCGCCACCCGCTACGCCCTCCTTCCCCTCCGGGTCTTCCTCGGCATCACCTTCATCTACGCCGGACTGGACAAGCTCACCGACAGCGCGTTCATGCAGGAGGCCGGTTCCGGCTCCATCGGCGACATGATGCGCACCGTCCGGGACTCCGCCGCCGTCCCGGCCCTGGTCGACCTCGCCCTGAAGAACCCCGTCGCCTTCGGCAACGCCATAGCCTTCGGTGAACTCGCCGTCGGCCTCGGCATACTCCTCGGCCTCCTCGGCCGCCTCGCCGCCCTCGGCGGCGCGCTGATCTCCCTCAGCCTCTGGCTCACCGTGAGCTGGGCGGCCGACCCGTACTACTACGGCAACGACCTCGTCTACCTGATGGCCTGGCTCCCGCTCGTCCTCGCCGGCACTCCGATCCTCTCCGCCGACGCGGCGATCCGCTCCCGACGCCGAGGCCGGCTGGGCGGATACCGCTAG
- a CDS encoding PspC domain-containing protein, with protein sequence MTDHQHAADAVPDAGTASDAPAATAAGEEPRVHERAGAPGRSATDAGGGAGVPGGPGGPGGPGTFPGGPGAAGEPGAPEGAGALEPPHKFRRDRRHKMFAGVCAGLGRQCDMDPVIFRITLAVLSATGGIGLIFYGFAWLFVPYDNDDENEVRKLLTGRVDGQALTAVLFALVGCGVFLTMLKNGGVLTFAVILSLLLAGAAYWSQRRGAPDPDPLAAQAVADAPPEAQAPPVPAAYPSWWRDPIVKDGTHVGRTGYLWGPSDSRDRDIAAAVNISLDTDAGPQTAESRRTAPPKPRGPRWTGGWIFLFALLAGAIGTRVTWDEQPLGTSLQTGLACALVVIGLGIAVSSLLGRTGAGSIFLAVLTAALLAGAAALPKNVGTEWIRTTWRPAAVADLKPKYDLGTGVGTLDLTRLNPAEGQTVSTDAEVGVGRLRVIVPPDVTVKADIDVGVGDIQLPGEQKQDVDVQPGRYREVTLAPQSGAKGAGTVDLDLKVGVGQVEVTRAAS encoded by the coding sequence ATGACTGATCACCAGCACGCCGCGGACGCCGTGCCCGACGCGGGCACCGCGTCCGACGCGCCTGCCGCGACCGCCGCAGGTGAGGAACCGCGCGTGCACGAGCGCGCGGGCGCGCCCGGCCGGAGCGCCACCGACGCCGGCGGCGGAGCCGGCGTGCCCGGCGGACCCGGCGGACCCGGCGGACCCGGAACTTTCCCCGGCGGACCGGGAGCGGCCGGCGAGCCCGGAGCACCCGAAGGGGCCGGCGCTCTCGAACCTCCGCACAAGTTCCGGCGGGACCGGCGGCACAAGATGTTCGCCGGGGTGTGTGCCGGACTGGGGCGGCAGTGCGACATGGATCCGGTGATCTTCCGGATCACGCTCGCCGTGCTCTCGGCGACCGGCGGTATCGGTCTCATCTTCTACGGCTTCGCCTGGCTCTTCGTCCCGTACGACAACGACGACGAGAACGAGGTGCGCAAGCTGCTGACCGGCCGTGTCGACGGGCAGGCCCTCACCGCCGTGCTGTTCGCGCTGGTCGGCTGCGGTGTCTTCCTGACGATGCTGAAGAACGGCGGTGTGCTGACCTTCGCCGTCATCCTCTCCCTCCTCCTGGCGGGCGCCGCCTACTGGTCGCAGCGCCGGGGCGCCCCCGACCCCGACCCGCTGGCGGCGCAGGCCGTCGCCGACGCCCCGCCGGAGGCTCAGGCGCCGCCGGTCCCCGCCGCCTACCCCTCCTGGTGGCGGGACCCGATCGTCAAGGACGGCACACACGTCGGCCGCACCGGCTACCTGTGGGGCCCCAGCGACTCCCGGGACCGGGACATCGCGGCGGCCGTCAACATCAGCCTCGACACGGACGCCGGCCCCCAAACCGCCGAAAGCCGGCGCACCGCGCCGCCCAAGCCGCGCGGGCCGCGCTGGACAGGCGGCTGGATCTTCCTGTTCGCGCTGCTGGCCGGGGCCATCGGCACGCGCGTGACCTGGGACGAGCAGCCACTGGGGACCAGCCTGCAGACCGGACTCGCCTGCGCGCTCGTCGTCATCGGGCTCGGCATCGCGGTCAGCTCGCTCCTGGGCCGTACGGGAGCGGGGTCGATCTTCCTGGCCGTCCTCACGGCGGCGCTGCTCGCCGGGGCGGCGGCACTGCCCAAGAACGTCGGCACGGAGTGGATACGCACGACGTGGCGGCCTGCCGCGGTGGCCGACCTGAAGCCGAAATACGATCTCGGCACCGGCGTCGGCACCCTGGACCTGACCCGGCTGAACCCGGCCGAGGGCCAGACGGTGTCCACGGACGCCGAGGTGGGCGTGGGCCGGCTGCGGGTGATCGTGCCGCCGGACGTGACGGTGAAGGCCGACATCGACGTGGGGGTGGGCGACATCCAATTGCCGGGCGAGCAGAAGCAGGACGTGGATGTTCAGCCGGGCAGGTACCGGGAGGTGACGCTGGCTCCGCAGTCGGGTGCGAAGGGCGCCGGCACGGTCGACCTCGATCTCAAGGTGGGCGTCGGTCAGGTGGAGGTGACCCGTGCTGCGTCATGA
- a CDS encoding ATP-binding protein, whose product MLRPARRVTISGMPEAATAAAPLDEPRPPRKLYRSSDGRWLGGVARGLAGHLGLPVIWVRLVFVGLFTADGLGALLYAAFWFFVPLGVGGVEAQKPPSLVTTETSPDGRKRLVARKPDKGQIVALLLMVVVAMVFVGNVNLGRGAQAYLLPAVLAGAGVALVWRQADNARRARWVEVGRRKRTLTLLRAVAGVLLVTAGVTGVFVLQGSAAHLGSVLQAALAVLVGTTLLAGPYLVRMTQDLSEERLMRIRAQERAEVAAHVHDSVLHTLTLIQRNADNPGEVRRLARAQERDLRTWLYKPEGTGKDEADEPTTLADAVRRNAAEVEDKHGVPIEVVVVGDCPLDERIGAQMQAAREAMVNAAKYGGDGGAVQVYAEVEGKTVFVSVRDRGPGFDPDSIPADRMGVRESIIGRMERNGGTARLRAVPGGGTEVELEMERVEKTS is encoded by the coding sequence ATGCTCCGGCCCGCCCGCCGTGTGACCATCAGTGGCATGCCGGAAGCCGCAACCGCAGCAGCGCCACTCGACGAGCCGCGGCCGCCGCGCAAGCTCTACCGCAGCAGTGACGGACGCTGGCTCGGTGGCGTGGCGCGGGGGCTCGCCGGGCATCTCGGCCTGCCCGTGATCTGGGTGCGCCTGGTGTTCGTCGGCCTGTTCACGGCCGACGGCCTCGGTGCGCTGCTGTACGCAGCCTTCTGGTTCTTCGTGCCGCTCGGCGTCGGCGGCGTCGAGGCGCAGAAGCCGCCGTCCCTGGTCACCACCGAGACCTCTCCCGACGGCCGCAAGAGACTCGTGGCCCGCAAACCGGACAAGGGCCAGATCGTCGCCCTGCTCCTCATGGTCGTCGTGGCCATGGTCTTCGTGGGCAATGTGAACCTGGGCCGCGGTGCCCAGGCCTACCTCCTGCCGGCCGTACTGGCCGGCGCCGGTGTCGCCCTGGTCTGGCGCCAGGCGGACAACGCCCGCCGGGCCCGCTGGGTCGAGGTCGGCCGCCGCAAGCGCACCCTCACCCTTCTGCGCGCGGTGGCCGGCGTCCTGCTGGTCACCGCCGGTGTCACCGGCGTCTTCGTGCTCCAGGGCTCCGCCGCGCACCTCGGCTCGGTTCTCCAGGCGGCCCTCGCGGTACTCGTCGGGACAACGCTCCTCGCCGGCCCGTACCTGGTCCGTATGACCCAGGACCTCTCCGAGGAGCGCCTGATGCGCATCCGCGCCCAGGAGCGCGCGGAGGTCGCCGCCCACGTCCACGACTCGGTGCTGCACACCCTGACGCTGATACAGCGCAACGCGGACAACCCCGGCGAGGTGCGTCGCCTCGCCCGTGCCCAGGAACGCGACCTGCGCACCTGGCTGTACAAACCGGAGGGCACCGGCAAGGACGAGGCCGACGAGCCGACCACCCTCGCCGACGCGGTCCGGCGCAACGCCGCGGAGGTGGAGGACAAGCACGGCGTTCCCATAGAGGTTGTCGTGGTCGGCGACTGCCCGCTCGACGAGAGGATCGGCGCGCAGATGCAGGCCGCGCGCGAGGCGATGGTGAACGCCGCCAAGTACGGTGGCGACGGCGGCGCCGTGCAGGTCTACGCGGAGGTCGAGGGGAAGACGGTCTTCGTGTCCGTCCGGGACCGCGGTCCCGGCTTCGATCCCGACTCGATACCCGCCGACCGCATGGGCGTCAGAGAATCGATCATCGGCCGCATGGAGCGCAACGGCGGCACGGCCCGGCTGCGGGCGGTGCCGGGCGGCGGCACGGAGGTCGAGCTGGAGATGGAGAGGGTGGAGAAGACGTCATGA